A single region of the Agromyces sp. Leaf222 genome encodes:
- a CDS encoding proline racemase family protein: protein MTTELADAPSVRPITTISTIDYHTAGEPFRIIADPGVAIEGATVADRRAFAIADEAVDGLRRLLCFEPRGHADMYGGFITPPDDAGAHLGVLFWHKDGFSTACGHGTIALGAWAVETGLVAVDPSGVTEVVIDVPSGRVAARVSTDAAGAVTSVDFVNVPSRLVAEGLRVPTSRGELTVDVAYGGANYAMLDVAQVGLSIEPRDVGEIIALGREVKWLLDDSDAARHPTDQRLSGIYGTILFERLGRDAEGRLHQRNATVFADGELDRSPCGSGTAARVAALTAQGELVFGETLVHDSIVGSRFHALASERVVDDGGEAVVPVVTGMAYRTGSSTFTVDPRDPLVPGFVLR from the coding sequence ATGACCACAGAGCTCGCCGACGCGCCCTCCGTTCGCCCGATCACGACGATCAGCACGATCGACTACCACACGGCGGGCGAGCCGTTCCGGATCATCGCCGACCCCGGAGTCGCGATCGAGGGGGCGACGGTGGCCGACCGCCGGGCGTTCGCGATCGCCGACGAGGCCGTCGACGGGCTGCGCCGCCTGCTGTGCTTCGAGCCGAGGGGGCACGCCGACATGTACGGCGGGTTCATCACGCCGCCCGATGACGCGGGCGCGCATCTCGGCGTGCTGTTCTGGCACAAGGACGGCTTCTCGACGGCGTGCGGGCACGGCACCATCGCGCTCGGCGCGTGGGCGGTCGAGACCGGGCTGGTCGCCGTCGACCCGAGCGGGGTCACCGAGGTCGTCATCGACGTGCCGTCGGGCCGAGTCGCCGCACGCGTCTCGACCGACGCGGCGGGTGCGGTGACGAGCGTGGACTTCGTCAACGTGCCGAGCCGCCTCGTCGCCGAGGGCCTGCGCGTGCCGACGAGCCGCGGTGAACTGACGGTCGACGTGGCGTACGGCGGGGCGAACTACGCCATGCTCGACGTCGCGCAGGTCGGGCTCTCGATCGAGCCGCGCGACGTCGGCGAGATCATCGCGCTCGGGCGCGAGGTCAAGTGGCTGCTGGACGACTCGGATGCCGCACGGCATCCGACCGACCAGCGCCTCAGCGGCATCTACGGCACGATCCTGTTCGAGCGGCTGGGCCGCGACGCCGAAGGGCGCCTGCACCAGCGCAACGCGACCGTCTTCGCCGACGGCGAGCTCGACCGGTCGCCGTGCGGCTCCGGAACGGCGGCGCGCGTCGCCGCCCTCACCGCGCAGGGCGAGCTCGTCTTCGGCGAGACGCTCGTGCACGACTCGATCGTGGGTTCGAGGTTCCACGCGCTCGCCTCGGAACGGGTCGTCGACGACGGCGGCGAGGCGGTCGTGCCCGTCGTCACCGGCATGGCCTATCGCACGGGCAGCTCGACGTTCACGGTCGATCCGCGCGACCCGCTCGTGCCCGGGTTCGTGCTGCGATGA
- a CDS encoding ornithine cyclodeaminase family protein → MSAHIEVLDAAGTRSRLGYRSAVEALEGALLAGFDPATDVPRTASPLGSAEALLMPSAVGDAVGVKVLTVAPGNPARGLPRIQGLHLVFDADTMAPVLILEGSVLTGIRTPAVSMVGVRRALAARVAARIAAGEAAPGGDGGGAGGTSLDVVVFGTGPQAIAHVEALREVCPELPIGRVTHVARRAPGDPAALHGGEFVAAADAASVALALGGAGLVVCATTAREPLFDSALLGDDAVVVAVGSHEPDARELDAALMMRAEVVVEDVVTALREAGDVVMAVHEGALAPAALVPLADVVTGRWVAAQGDATRPLVVKTSGMSWEDAVVGRTALAG, encoded by the coding sequence ATGAGCGCGCACATCGAGGTGCTGGATGCCGCGGGCACGCGCTCGCGGCTCGGCTACCGTTCGGCGGTCGAGGCACTCGAAGGCGCCCTGCTCGCCGGGTTCGACCCTGCGACCGACGTGCCGCGCACGGCGTCGCCACTCGGATCCGCTGAGGCCCTGCTCATGCCGTCGGCCGTCGGCGACGCCGTCGGGGTCAAGGTGCTCACCGTGGCTCCGGGCAATCCGGCACGCGGGCTGCCGCGCATCCAGGGGCTGCACCTCGTGTTCGACGCCGACACCATGGCGCCCGTGCTGATCCTCGAGGGATCGGTGCTCACGGGCATCCGCACGCCGGCGGTGTCGATGGTCGGGGTGCGGCGGGCGCTCGCGGCCCGGGTGGCAGCGCGGATCGCGGCGGGGGAGGCGGCTCCCGGCGGCGACGGTGGCGGGGCGGGCGGTACGTCGCTCGACGTCGTCGTGTTCGGCACCGGGCCGCAGGCGATCGCGCACGTCGAGGCGCTGCGCGAGGTCTGCCCCGAGCTCCCGATCGGGCGCGTGACGCATGTCGCGCGCCGGGCGCCAGGCGACCCCGCCGCGCTGCACGGCGGCGAGTTCGTTGCGGCGGCCGACGCGGCATCCGTCGCCCTGGCGCTCGGCGGAGCCGGGCTCGTCGTCTGCGCGACGACTGCGCGCGAGCCGCTGTTCGACTCGGCGCTGCTGGGCGACGACGCCGTGGTCGTCGCCGTCGGCTCGCACGAACCCGACGCACGCGAACTCGACGCCGCGCTCATGATGCGTGCGGAGGTCGTCGTCGAAGACGTGGTCACCGCGCTCCGCGAGGCCGGCGACGTCGTCATGGCCGTGCACGAGGGCGCGCTCGCGCCGGCCGCCCTCGTGCCGCTCGCCGACGTCGTGACCGGGCGGTGGGTGGCGGCGCAGGGTGACGCCACCCGTCCGCTCGTGGTCAAGACCTCCGGCATGTCGTGGGAGGACGCGGTGGTCGGGCGCACGGCGCTCGCGGGCTGA
- a CDS encoding GyrI-like domain-containing protein → MTEQLYEKYDVKREHRVLYAPSAKGFAVVDVPPLRFLAIDGHGDPNTSVSYTQAVEALFGVAYAVKFASKRGLGRDFAVAPLEGLWWADDRAAFVTRDTGAWNWTMLVNQPDWIDERAVADAVEATRAKAAKAKADPNPALDLLRLERLDEGASVQILHVGSYDDEAPTLARLHDEWMPQHGLTFNGPHHEVYLNDARRTAPEKLRAVLRQPVRPV, encoded by the coding sequence ATGACCGAGCAGCTGTACGAGAAGTACGACGTCAAGCGCGAGCATCGGGTGCTCTACGCGCCGTCGGCGAAGGGGTTCGCCGTCGTCGACGTGCCGCCGTTGCGCTTCCTCGCGATCGACGGGCACGGCGACCCGAACACGTCGGTGTCGTACACGCAGGCCGTCGAGGCGCTCTTCGGCGTCGCGTACGCCGTGAAGTTCGCGAGCAAGCGCGGGCTCGGGCGCGATTTCGCCGTCGCGCCCCTCGAGGGGCTGTGGTGGGCCGACGACCGAGCGGCCTTCGTGACACGCGACACGGGCGCCTGGAACTGGACGATGCTCGTGAACCAGCCCGACTGGATCGACGAGCGGGCCGTCGCCGACGCCGTCGAGGCGACCCGCGCGAAGGCCGCGAAGGCGAAGGCCGATCCGAACCCGGCCCTCGACCTGCTGCGACTCGAGCGGCTCGACGAGGGCGCGTCGGTGCAGATCCTGCACGTCGGGTCGTACGACGACGAGGCGCCGACCCTCGCGCGCCTGCACGACGAGTGGATGCCGCAGCACGGCCTCACGTTCAACGGCCCGCACCACGAGGTCTACCTGAACGATGCACGACGCACGGCGCCCGAGAAGCTGCGCGCGGTGCTGCGGCAGCCGGTGCGGCCTGTCTGA
- a CDS encoding SRPBCC domain-containing protein — MTDNQASVVDEAAYAVRRTIRIAAPVDKVWRAVTEPEHISRWFGRTELDGTGPGARGSITFEGYGRVPLAIEAVDAPRSITYRWGNDDASGTLPEELDDHATVFTFTLEPVADGTELTLVETGFDRTSDPRANMADHAEGWVSELDKLVALLEGDA, encoded by the coding sequence ATGACCGACAACCAGGCATCCGTCGTCGACGAGGCCGCCTACGCGGTGCGCCGCACCATCCGCATCGCCGCCCCCGTCGACAAGGTGTGGCGGGCCGTCACCGAGCCCGAGCACATCTCGCGCTGGTTCGGCCGCACCGAGCTCGACGGCACCGGCCCCGGCGCCCGGGGGAGCATCACGTTCGAGGGCTACGGCCGCGTGCCGCTCGCCATCGAGGCCGTCGACGCCCCGCGCAGCATCACCTACCGCTGGGGCAACGACGACGCCTCGGGCACGCTGCCCGAAGAGCTCGACGACCACGCCACGGTCTTCACCTTCACGCTCGAACCCGTCGCCGACGGCACCGAGCTGACGCTGGTCGAGACTGGGTTCGACCGCACGTCCGACCCGCGCGCGAACATGGCAGACCACGCCGAGGGCTGGGTCTCCGAACTCGACAAGCTCGTCGCCCTCCTCGAGGGCGACGCGTGA
- a CDS encoding metalloregulator ArsR/SmtB family transcription factor, translating into MTAETLVPVFAALGDETRWSILAALGEGDASASALAGRLPVSRQAIAKHLVVLAEVGLVEPVRVGREVRFRVIGAQLGDTARQLETIGAQWDRRLAAIKEIAEGL; encoded by the coding sequence GTGACAGCCGAGACGCTGGTTCCGGTGTTCGCCGCCCTGGGTGACGAGACCCGGTGGTCGATCCTGGCCGCGCTCGGCGAGGGCGACGCCTCGGCGTCCGCCCTCGCCGGGCGCCTGCCCGTGTCGCGCCAGGCGATCGCCAAGCACCTCGTCGTGCTGGCGGAGGTCGGCCTCGTCGAGCCCGTTCGCGTCGGCCGCGAGGTGCGCTTCCGGGTGATCGGCGCACAGCTCGGCGACACCGCGCGACAGCTCGAGACGATCGGCGCCCAGTGGGACCGCCGCCTCGCCGCGATCAAGGAGATCGCCGAGGGGCTCTGA
- a CDS encoding lamin tail domain-containing protein has translation MPFPPSIRRASAMAAAVALASGAALLALPGAALAADGAATPGVLVNEIVYDTATHGTVDSIELFNASSAPVDVSGWAVMDDKRTERGTIPAGTTLAAGGHLVLAKDATPLGFPFGLGKGDEVVLVDAADAVVDSYAYAATAPLADWSRCADGGAWAPATAVTLGAANVCDEPEEPATPGSVVLNEVDSGPADWIELINPGTAAVDLGGYEVRDNSDDHRWFFATGASIAAGQRLVVEASTIGADAAGAPLEFQAAIGIGGSDSIRVFDTTGTLLDSFTWNGHPAIDGDEAAASYARCPDATGDFALARVTPGAANDCVLPSIAINEVESNGDATDWVEVVNTGTTPVDLSGWTLMDNDPVGHAADVTPVASGTVLAPGARFVFDGATHFSFGLGAADVATIRNAAGLTVVEYSWTAHAAVTWARCPDGTGAFGDATTSTKGAANACGGPVDPTDPTDPTDPVAVAWPGSADVTVVDEAAMFLSDSSGLDTQQTADGVVLWAVDNGTGTFWKLDAKADGGVSFADGWTEGKRVRFQRDAGSPAKAGPDTEGITSANDGRIYIASERDNANKGVNQNTILAVDPEAAGPDVVASQEWDLTASLPQVAANTGLEAVEWVADSDLTGLVDANTGAVYDPADYPGHGDGLFFVAVEDNGVVYAYALNADGSFAQVASIDPGLGGVMALDYDTVLDQLWAVCDNGCEGEAARIAFTGADPAIVHVARPAGMPNLNNEGFATAPASLSSANPAPSLVTTRPVWWFADGERPGALRTGTLPGAVVTDPTDPTDPTDPTDPTDPTDPTDPTDPGTAPAPIDESLLTDANRGGVTAPATAATGATLPVNVGVAHAGETVWAWVYSTPTLLGSTSVGLDGVVSVTLPASLAAGEHKVVIQAADGTLIGWAPVTVTAAVPGHGGTDEPGTGEPGTTAGSGSASGLAHTGADVSAALWAAGVLLLLGLGTGAVALRRRRTEAAC, from the coding sequence ATGCCCTTCCCCCCATCCATCCGTCGCGCCTCCGCGATGGCCGCGGCCGTGGCCCTCGCCTCGGGCGCCGCGCTGCTCGCGCTGCCCGGCGCGGCACTCGCCGCCGACGGCGCCGCGACCCCCGGCGTCCTCGTCAACGAGATCGTCTACGACACCGCCACGCACGGCACGGTCGACTCGATCGAACTGTTCAACGCGTCATCCGCCCCGGTGGATGTCTCGGGCTGGGCCGTCATGGACGACAAGCGCACCGAGCGCGGCACGATCCCGGCGGGCACCACCCTCGCGGCCGGCGGCCACCTCGTGCTGGCGAAGGATGCCACGCCGCTCGGCTTCCCGTTCGGCCTCGGCAAGGGCGACGAGGTCGTGCTCGTCGACGCGGCCGATGCCGTCGTCGACTCCTACGCCTACGCGGCGACCGCCCCGCTGGCCGACTGGTCGCGCTGCGCCGACGGCGGCGCATGGGCGCCCGCCACCGCGGTCACCCTCGGCGCGGCGAACGTCTGCGACGAGCCCGAGGAGCCCGCCACGCCCGGCTCCGTGGTGCTGAACGAGGTCGACTCCGGCCCCGCCGACTGGATCGAGCTCATCAACCCCGGCACCGCGGCCGTCGACCTCGGCGGCTACGAGGTGCGCGACAACAGCGACGACCACCGCTGGTTCTTCGCGACGGGCGCCTCGATCGCCGCTGGGCAGCGCCTCGTCGTCGAGGCCTCGACCATCGGAGCGGATGCCGCTGGCGCGCCGCTCGAGTTCCAGGCCGCGATCGGCATCGGCGGTTCCGACTCGATCCGCGTGTTCGACACGACCGGAACCCTGCTCGACAGCTTCACCTGGAACGGCCATCCGGCCATCGACGGCGACGAGGCCGCGGCGAGCTACGCGCGCTGCCCCGACGCGACCGGCGATTTCGCGCTCGCCAGGGTCACGCCCGGCGCGGCGAACGACTGCGTGCTGCCCTCGATCGCGATCAACGAGGTCGAGTCCAACGGCGACGCGACCGACTGGGTCGAGGTCGTGAACACGGGCACGACGCCCGTCGACCTGTCGGGCTGGACCCTCATGGACAACGACCCGGTCGGCCACGCCGCCGACGTCACGCCCGTGGCATCCGGAACCGTGCTGGCACCCGGCGCCCGCTTCGTCTTCGACGGCGCGACGCACTTCTCGTTCGGCCTCGGTGCTGCGGACGTCGCGACGATCCGCAACGCGGCCGGCCTCACGGTCGTCGAGTACTCGTGGACCGCGCACGCCGCCGTCACGTGGGCGCGCTGCCCCGACGGCACGGGCGCGTTCGGCGACGCGACGACCTCGACCAAGGGCGCCGCGAACGCGTGCGGCGGACCGGTCGACCCGACCGATCCCACCGACCCGACCGACCCCGTGGCCGTCGCCTGGCCGGGCTCGGCCGACGTGACGGTCGTCGACGAGGCGGCCATGTTCCTCAGCGACTCGTCGGGCCTCGACACGCAGCAGACGGCCGACGGCGTCGTGCTCTGGGCGGTCGACAACGGCACCGGCACCTTCTGGAAGCTCGACGCGAAGGCCGACGGCGGCGTCTCGTTCGCCGACGGCTGGACCGAGGGCAAGCGCGTGCGGTTCCAGCGCGACGCCGGGAGCCCGGCGAAGGCCGGCCCCGACACCGAGGGCATCACCTCGGCGAACGACGGCCGCATCTACATCGCCTCCGAGCGCGACAACGCGAACAAGGGCGTCAACCAGAACACGATCCTCGCGGTCGACCCCGAGGCCGCCGGCCCCGACGTCGTCGCCTCGCAGGAGTGGGACCTCACGGCCTCGCTGCCGCAGGTCGCCGCGAACACGGGCCTCGAGGCGGTCGAGTGGGTCGCCGACAGCGACCTGACCGGCCTCGTCGACGCCAACACGGGTGCGGTGTACGACCCGGCCGACTACCCCGGCCACGGCGACGGCCTGTTCTTCGTCGCGGTCGAGGACAACGGCGTGGTCTACGCCTACGCGCTGAACGCCGACGGGTCGTTCGCCCAGGTCGCCTCGATCGATCCGGGTCTCGGCGGAGTCATGGCCCTCGACTACGACACCGTGCTCGACCAGCTCTGGGCCGTGTGCGACAACGGCTGCGAGGGCGAGGCCGCACGCATCGCGTTCACGGGCGCCGATCCCGCGATCGTGCACGTCGCGCGTCCGGCCGGCATGCCGAACCTCAACAACGAGGGCTTCGCGACCGCGCCGGCCTCGCTGAGCTCGGCGAACCCGGCACCGTCGCTCGTCACGACCCGCCCCGTGTGGTGGTTCGCCGACGGCGAGCGCCCCGGCGCGCTGCGCACCGGCACGCTGCCCGGCGCGGTCGTGACCGACCCGACGGACCCGACCGATCCGACCGACCCGACCGACCCGACGGACCCGACCGATCCGACCGACCCGACGGACCCCGGCACGGCGCCGGCACCGATCGACGAGTCGCTGCTCACCGACGCGAACCGGGGCGGCGTCACCGCCCCCGCGACGGCCGCGACGGGAGCGACCCTGCCCGTGAACGTCGGCGTCGCGCACGCCGGTGAGACCGTGTGGGCGTGGGTGTACTCGACGCCGACCCTGCTCGGATCGACGTCCGTCGGACTCGACGGCGTGGTCTCGGTCACGCTGCCCGCCTCGCTCGCGGCGGGCGAGCACAAGGTCGTCATCCAGGCGGCCGACGGCACGCTGATCGGCTGGGCGCCCGTGACGGTCACCGCCGCGGTCCCCGGTCACGGCGGCACCGACGAGCCCGGTACCGGGGAGCCCGGCACGACGGCGGGCTCCGGCTCGGCGAGCGGCCTCGCGCACACGGGGGCCGACGTGTCGGCCGCGCTGTGGGCGGCCGGCGTGCTGCTCCTGCTCGGGCTCGGCACCGGCGCGGTGGCACTGCGCCGCCGCCGCACGGAGGCCGCCTGCTAG
- a CDS encoding NUDIX domain-containing protein has product MATPDFVLELRRHIGHAPLSLVGVTAVIVRGDEILLGRRSDNGALTPITGIVDPGEEPADAAAREALEEAGVRIRVDRLAWVHQMPRLTYENGDVVDYLDLVFRCSWIDGEPYPADGEMTEVAWHPLDGLDGVQEQHLRRIDLALDDTSPTRFEGGSPDERTEATR; this is encoded by the coding sequence ATGGCCACCCCCGACTTCGTGCTCGAACTGCGCCGCCACATCGGGCACGCCCCGCTCTCGCTCGTGGGGGTGACGGCGGTCATCGTGCGCGGCGACGAGATCCTGCTCGGGCGCCGCTCCGACAACGGCGCGCTCACGCCGATCACGGGCATCGTCGATCCCGGTGAGGAGCCGGCGGATGCCGCGGCGCGCGAGGCGCTCGAGGAGGCCGGGGTGCGCATCCGCGTCGACCGGCTCGCCTGGGTGCACCAGATGCCACGGCTCACGTACGAGAACGGCGACGTGGTCGACTACCTCGACCTCGTGTTCCGCTGCTCGTGGATCGACGGCGAGCCGTACCCGGCCGACGGCGAGATGACGGAGGTCGCGTGGCATCCGCTCGACGGTCTCGACGGCGTGCAGGAGCAGCACCTGCGGCGCATCGACCTCGCCCTCGACGACACGTCACCGACACGGTTCGAGGGCGGCAGTCCAGACGAGAGAACGGAGGCGACCCGATGA
- a CDS encoding ABC transporter ATP-binding protein, protein MIEIDGLTQVFGDKTAVDDVSFTVRPGAVTGLLGPNGAGKSTTMRMIVGLDRPISGTVRVNGNDFRRSERPLHELGALLDPAAVHPGRAGRVHLRALAMTNSIPRTRVDEVLRLTGMTEAASRRVGTYSLGMRQRLGIAAALLGDPQVLVLDEPVNGLDPDGVHWVRELMKALAAAGRTVLVSSHLMSEMALTADHLVVMGRGRLITQGPVADVIAEATQSDVLVRTPQPDELTAALAAVGGSARRAPDDALIVANATARQVGETAASHGIVLYELTPQQGSLEDAFLALTKDDQEYASGPSDQAGGPAADPAAGRTQDGARA, encoded by the coding sequence ATGATCGAGATCGACGGTCTCACGCAGGTGTTCGGCGACAAGACCGCCGTCGATGACGTGAGCTTCACGGTTCGGCCAGGTGCCGTGACCGGACTTCTCGGCCCGAACGGCGCCGGCAAGTCCACCACGATGCGCATGATCGTCGGGCTCGACCGCCCGATCTCGGGCACGGTTCGGGTCAACGGGAATGATTTCCGTCGTTCCGAACGCCCACTGCACGAGCTCGGCGCACTGCTCGATCCCGCCGCCGTCCACCCCGGTCGCGCCGGCCGCGTGCACCTCCGGGCACTCGCGATGACGAACAGCATCCCTCGCACCCGCGTCGACGAGGTGCTGCGGCTGACGGGCATGACCGAGGCGGCCTCCCGACGGGTGGGCACCTATTCGCTCGGCATGCGCCAGCGCCTCGGCATCGCCGCAGCCCTGCTCGGCGATCCGCAGGTGCTCGTGCTCGACGAGCCCGTGAACGGCCTCGACCCCGACGGCGTGCACTGGGTCCGCGAGCTGATGAAGGCCCTCGCCGCCGCCGGCCGCACCGTGCTCGTCTCAAGCCACCTCATGAGCGAGATGGCGCTCACCGCCGACCACCTCGTGGTCATGGGCCGCGGGCGTCTCATCACCCAGGGACCGGTCGCCGACGTGATCGCCGAGGCGACGCAGTCCGACGTGCTCGTGCGCACCCCGCAGCCCGACGAGTTGACGGCGGCGCTCGCCGCGGTCGGGGGCTCGGCGCGACGCGCACCCGACGACGCCCTGATCGTCGCGAACGCGACCGCGAGGCAGGTGGGGGAGACCGCGGCATCCCATGGGATCGTGCTCTACGAGCTCACGCCGCAGCAGGGCTCGCTCGAGGACGCGTTCCTCGCGCTCACGAAGGACGACCAGGAATACGCCTCCGGACCGAGCGACCAGGCGGGAGGCCCGGCCGCCGATCCTGCGGCGGGCCGCACACAGGACGGAGCACGAGCATGA
- a CDS encoding ABC transporter permease: protein MTATTADASALARTRVSFGGVFASEAVKLASLRSSWWLMGSAVVGMLLIVAFWTVAVPGATEANVLDAVAKGFTVSLLFVLLVGAMIATADHENHAISVYFSAVPSRTPLVLAKVLLSALVGAVVGGIATAAGLALSIALHGGGADFGDPGVLRVLGDLTLFAAVVSVSATALGLVFHSTIATLGATLGYLYIVPVVISLVPLDAFAVFSETMPGKAASNFFSITTDPSELDPVAGAIASIVWTIALVVFAAVWVKRRNA, encoded by the coding sequence ATGACCGCGACCACCGCCGATGCCTCGGCCCTCGCGCGCACCCGGGTGAGCTTCGGCGGCGTCTTCGCCTCGGAGGCCGTGAAGCTCGCCTCGCTGCGCTCCTCATGGTGGCTGATGGGATCCGCGGTCGTCGGGATGCTGCTCATCGTCGCGTTCTGGACCGTCGCGGTTCCCGGCGCGACCGAGGCGAACGTCCTCGACGCCGTCGCGAAGGGCTTCACCGTGAGCCTGCTGTTCGTGCTGCTCGTGGGGGCCATGATCGCCACCGCGGATCACGAGAACCACGCCATCTCGGTGTACTTCTCTGCGGTGCCGAGCCGTACCCCGCTCGTGCTCGCGAAGGTGCTGCTCTCCGCGCTCGTCGGCGCGGTGGTCGGCGGCATCGCGACCGCCGCGGGCCTGGCGCTGTCGATCGCCCTGCACGGCGGAGGCGCCGACTTCGGGGACCCGGGGGTGCTCCGCGTGCTCGGCGACCTGACACTCTTCGCTGCAGTGGTCTCGGTCTCGGCGACCGCCCTCGGCCTCGTCTTCCACTCGACGATCGCCACACTCGGCGCGACCCTCGGCTACCTCTACATCGTGCCCGTGGTCATCAGCCTCGTGCCGCTCGACGCGTTCGCGGTGTTCAGCGAGACGATGCCGGGAAAGGCCGCGAGCAACTTCTTCAGCATCACGACGGACCCGTCCGAGCTCGACCCGGTCGCCGGGGCGATCGCCTCGATCGTCTGGACGATCGCACTGGTCGTGTTCGCCGCAGTCTGGGTGAAGCGTCGCAACGCCTGA
- a CDS encoding Lrp/AsnC family transcriptional regulator, translating to MDAIDRRILAELQQDGRLSLTDLADRVQLSMSPTHRRLRALEASGAITGYRAVIDPDVVGLGFGALVFVSMESANQATIPAFDAAVAEIPEVIQALRLFGDPDYLLRVAVPDLPAYQRLWDEKLSALPGVRRVESTLVMKTIVDDRPLPI from the coding sequence ATGGATGCCATCGATCGCAGAATCCTTGCCGAGCTGCAGCAGGACGGCCGCCTCAGCCTCACCGACCTCGCCGATCGCGTGCAGCTGAGCATGTCGCCGACCCATCGCCGGCTGCGCGCGCTCGAGGCATCCGGAGCCATCACCGGGTACCGCGCCGTGATCGACCCCGACGTCGTCGGGCTGGGGTTCGGGGCGCTCGTGTTCGTCAGCATGGAGTCGGCGAACCAGGCGACCATTCCCGCGTTCGATGCCGCGGTCGCCGAGATACCCGAGGTGATCCAGGCGCTGCGCCTCTTCGGCGACCCCGACTACCTGCTGCGCGTCGCCGTGCCCGACCTGCCCGCATACCAGCGCCTCTGGGACGAGAAGCTGTCGGCCCTGCCCGGGGTGCGCCGGGTCGAGTCGACCCTCGTCATGAAGACCATCGTCGACGACCGGCCGCTGCCGATCTGA
- a CDS encoding LysE family translocator: MAMNPELLLACWGMMTLMVVLPGPDWAYIISAGLRDRSIVPSLAGILVGYLAAVAAVAVGVGAAVAALPMVLVVLTFAAAGYLAWLGVRVLLAPPAVAGVTAGLAADGAPSSTSAAASVDRPWLRLAQGAGVSGLNPKGLLVLVVLLPQFTDAASEWPIPVQLAVLGLIFVGSCALVYSVVGVSARAVLRARPTALTVVSRVSGAAMVVLAVVLVVEQLSHLLG, translated from the coding sequence ATGGCGATGAACCCGGAGCTGCTGCTCGCCTGCTGGGGCATGATGACGCTGATGGTCGTGCTGCCCGGCCCCGACTGGGCCTACATCATCTCGGCCGGCCTGCGCGATCGCTCGATCGTGCCGTCGCTCGCGGGCATCCTCGTCGGCTACCTCGCCGCGGTCGCGGCCGTGGCGGTGGGCGTCGGCGCCGCGGTCGCCGCGCTGCCGATGGTGCTCGTGGTGCTCACGTTCGCGGCCGCGGGCTACCTCGCATGGCTCGGCGTTCGGGTACTGCTCGCGCCGCCGGCGGTCGCGGGGGTCACGGCCGGTCTCGCCGCGGACGGCGCGCCAAGCAGCACGTCGGCCGCGGCATCCGTCGACCGCCCGTGGCTGCGGCTGGCCCAGGGCGCCGGCGTCAGCGGGCTGAACCCGAAGGGCCTGCTCGTGCTCGTGGTGCTGCTGCCACAGTTCACGGATGCCGCGAGCGAATGGCCGATCCCGGTGCAGCTCGCGGTGCTCGGCCTGATCTTCGTGGGCAGCTGCGCGCTCGTCTACTCGGTCGTGGGCGTGAGCGCGCGGGCCGTGCTGCGTGCACGGCCGACGGCGCTCACCGTGGTGTCGCGGGTGTCGGGCGCCGCGATGGTCGTCCTCGCGGTCGTGCTGGTCGTCGAGCAGCTGTCGCACCTGCTCGGGTGA